The following coding sequences lie in one Anaerohalosphaeraceae bacterium genomic window:
- the folP gene encoding dihydropteroate synthase, with the protein MEPLPQVIVWPAGRLDFSAGPLVMGILNVTPDSFSDGGDFFETDKAVAAGVLMAQQGAAILDVGAESTRPGSRPVPADEQIRRAVPVIEALARRVSIPISIDTKDPEVAEAAVRAGASILNDITALADERMACLAAEKQLPVVLMHMQGTPETMQQKPRYDDVVAEVKEYLQSRAAYAQSVGIPRERIFIDPGFGFGKTTEHNLLLLGHLEEFVGLGYRVLVGVSRKRFIGQLTGRENPKERLFGTAAAVALAAAKGASILRVHDVGPMADVVRVACAIAAADSSV; encoded by the coding sequence ATGGAACCCCTTCCGCAGGTAATCGTCTGGCCCGCCGGCAGGCTGGATTTTTCCGCCGGCCCGCTGGTGATGGGCATTTTGAACGTCACGCCGGACTCTTTCAGTGACGGCGGAGATTTTTTCGAAACGGACAAGGCCGTCGCCGCCGGAGTTCTAATGGCTCAGCAGGGAGCGGCCATCCTTGATGTCGGGGCGGAATCCACGCGTCCGGGCTCGCGGCCTGTTCCTGCCGACGAACAGATTCGCCGGGCTGTCCCCGTCATTGAGGCATTGGCCCGCCGGGTGAGCATTCCCATCAGCATTGACACCAAAGACCCCGAGGTTGCCGAGGCGGCTGTCCGGGCGGGGGCCTCTATTCTCAATGACATTACCGCTCTGGCAGATGAGCGAATGGCCTGTCTGGCCGCCGAGAAACAACTGCCGGTTGTGCTGATGCATATGCAGGGCACTCCGGAAACGATGCAGCAGAAGCCCCGGTATGATGATGTGGTTGCAGAGGTGAAGGAGTACCTGCAGAGCCGGGCGGCCTATGCCCAATCCGTCGGCATTCCCCGCGAGCGGATTTTTATCGACCCGGGCTTCGGCTTCGGCAAGACGACCGAACACAATCTTCTTCTGCTGGGGCATCTGGAGGAGTTCGTCGGTCTGGGGTATCGGGTACTGGTCGGCGTCAGCCGCAAGCGTTTTATCGGTCAGCTTACCGGCCGGGAGAACCCCAAGGAGCGGCTGTTCGGGACCGCCGCCGCCGTCGCCCTTGCGGCAGCCAAAGGGGCCTCCATTCTCCGTGTCCACGATGTGGGGCCGATGGCCGACGTCGTCAGGGTCGCCTGTGCAATCGCCGCCGCGGATTCCTCTGTTTAA